From the genome of Indicator indicator isolate 239-I01 chromosome 17, UM_Iind_1.1, whole genome shotgun sequence, one region includes:
- the LOC128972672 gene encoding SLAIN motif-containing protein-like: MMVVPGNAPVIQQDHVLEPDLGRDSTEDSAMGPETEPAAGEVTPELEEVRKLRELVRRLEIENQHPRTKGSRNVLGTDVQGEIHTGVDNHDTGLNGMEINNSINTITEKRELQIMADLHSQLSKMRKEDGENNCLKRDMDAPTQHTSATQELPPTLCKVDENIKYSSHVDTSNGPELLGSLGTAGVDPLAHITEQKPSEKCGDGEGLSSRAELDEVKVLELESCHEEDDSWLYVSPRKPVIDPKPDSPLKWCRQVLDNPSPETEAACRTLLNRLDQASRWKNLYCSPLASPSAHNLSTEPGSSSNALNSPGHLKSTNKALLTCGSSGYLSMHSALSSQSSVDSELSTSDDSISMGYKLQDLTDVQVMARLQEESLRQDCASSSASVSRRSSSASLHSLRRGTYSDQEFDTYSLEDEDDDCSLSYRSAHRYSPSPLSSPRCQSPSSTTDYGRSSSSRIRPPRRSLQSPMQDRLKYANSEEEMRHSMPNLARTSLRALESVRSSRSLESDLQVPNSRIPKTQQRSAGLAPSKLRYSSSAGQPPLTVRQAMKAGSCPNSLLTPRQPVKACSYTSPATGVRKAQAASLSTSTSRSTTMGTGAKNPPVKARASVGGVAVPRSKPTPPSRRFLQSAQPTEDDSWKEGCY, encoded by the exons ATGATGGTGGTGCCTGGAAACGCTCCGGTCATCCAACAGGATCATGTTCTGGAGCCTGATTTAGGACGAGACTCCACAGAGGATTCTGCCATGGGCCCTGAGACCGAACCGGCAGCTGGGGAGGTCACGCCGGAGCTGGAGGAGGTGCGGAAGCTGCGGGAGCTTGTGAGGAGGTTGGAAATAGAGAACCAGCACCCAAGAACCAAGGGTAGCAGGAATGTGCTCGGAacagatgtgcagggggagatCCATACTGGTGTGGATAACCATGACACTGGTCTGAATGGGATGGAAATTAATAACAGCATCAATACCATCACAGAGAAACGAGAGCTGCAGATCATGGCAGATCTGCACAGCCAGTTGAGCAAGATGAGGAAGGAGGATGGAGAAAACAACTGCCTAAAAAGAGACATGGATGCCCCAACCCAACACACCAGTGCCACCCAGGAATTGCCTCCCACCCTGTGCAAGGTGGATGAGAACATCAAATATTCCTCACATGTGGATACAAGTAatggcccagagctgctgggcagcttgggcACTGCAGGTGTGGATCCCTTGGCTCATATAACTGAACAAAAGCCCAGTGAGAAATGTGGAGATGGGGAAGGGCTTTCCAGTCGTGCAGAGCTGGATGAGGTGAAGGTGCTAGAACTTGAAAGCTGCCATGAAGAAGACGACAGCTG GCTCTACGTCTCCCCAAGGAAACCTGTCATAGATCCCAAACCAGACTCACCTTTAAAATGGTGCCGACAGGTGCTGGATAATCCCAGTCCTGAGACAGAAGCAGCCTGTAGGACCCTTCTGAACAGACTGGATCAAG CCAGTAGATGGAAAAACCTGTATTGCAGCCCGCTGGCCTCTCCAAGCGCACATAACTTGAGTacagagccaggctcctctAGCAATGCACTAAACTCTCCAGGCCATCTCAAATCGACTAACAAAGCACTACTAACCTGTGGCAGCTCAG gTTACCTGAGCATGCATTCAGCACTGAGCTCCCAGTCATCAGTGGACAGTGAGCTGAGCACATCTGATGACTCCATCTCTATGGGCTACAAGTTGCAGGACCTGACAGATGTCCAGGTTATGGCACGTCTTCAGGAAGAAA gcctgCGCCAGGAttgtgcctccagctctgcGTCGGTCTCGCGGCGCAGCTCCAGTGCCTCCCTGCACTCCCTGCGCAGGGGCACCTACAGTGACCAGGAGTTTGACACCTACAGCctggaggatgaggatgacgaCTGCTCCCTGTCCTACCGCAGTGCCCACCGCTACTCGCCGTCCCCGCTCAGCTCTCCCCGCTGCCAGTCCCCTTCCTCCACCACAGACTACGGCAGGTCATCCTCATCCCGCATCCGACCCCCCAGGAGATCCCTCCAGAGCCCCATGCAGGACCGCCTCAAGTACGCCAACAGCGAAG AGGAGATGCGCCACAGCATGCCCAACCTGGCCAGGACCAGCCTTCGAGCCTTGGAGTCCGTCCGGAGCAGTCGCAGCTTGGAGTCTGACCTGCAGGTGCCCAACAGCCGAATTCCAAAAACCCAGCAGCGCTCAGCAG GTCTGGCTCCCAGTAAGCTCAGGTATTCCTCCAGTGCTGGGCAGCCTCCGTTGACGGTGCGCCAAGCCATGAAGGCAGGGTCATGCCCAAACTCTCTGCTGACACCACGGCAACCAGTGAAGGCCTGCAGCTACACCAGTCCTGCCACTGGAGTTCGCAAAGCACAGGCAgcttccctcagcaccagcacctccaggagcACCACCATGGGTACTGGGGCAAAAAACCCCCCTGTGAAAGCTCGTGCATCTGTGGGAGGAGTGgcagtgcccaggagcaagcCAACACCACCCTCCAGAAG GTTTCTTCAGTCAGCTCAGCCCACTGAGGATGACTCCTGGAAGGAAGGGTGCTACTGA